The DNA sequence gattattttcattatttaggatattatgtaaatatttagcacactaagaattaattaatgttaagtgttaatataatttttaattgattaaacaaCATCTTCAATTGATtagaattataaataaagttttagaatCACATTTAAGACATTAGTTGTAATTAATCATATGTGATATAATGAAATCTACCCATGCCAtaagaattttattatatttgtatgatTAAGTAGGATAAAATATTAGGTTATATTTCTTAATCTATCCTCGGAAATTAAGAAAAGGAACATAATTTGGTAGTTTTGTCAAAAGGTTATTGAATGAATTTGATTGAATAAGACTTTAGTCCACAAGCAAGTTTTATGTCACTAAATTTATACATTAAGCCATGGTTTACATTGATaaagcatgacattttattttagtctcaaATTATGAGTAATCAGCatgtatgtttgttttttgcaattaatcaatttgcaaacattttttatattaagtgcAATGTTCCCGAATTAAAAGGAGACAATTATAAGGTTTGGTCAGAGAGAGTTCTTCTCCATTTAGGTTGGATGAACATTGGCTATGTTATTAGTCAAGACGAACCACCGAGTATTAATGAAACTAGTACTCCAGATGTTGTTGATCTTTATGAAAAATGGGAGAGATCCAATCGTCTCTCCATGATGTTCATAAAGACCAAATCATATGCTAGTATTCGTAGTTTTGTCGATCAGCATGAGAAAGTTAAGGATCTTTTGAAGGGCATTGATTTGTTACATCTGATAAGACCATTGCTAGTAGTTCTAATCCTTAAGGCTCTATGGGATAAAGGGCATGTGTGATCACATCATACGAATGAGGGATATGGAGGCTCAGCTTAAAGCCTTAGAAGTTACCATGTCAAATTCTTTCCTAGTACACTATTTTGTGTACTTTGTCTTTGTAGTATGTACCtttcaaaatctcttataacacacataaggataagtgaccaattaatgaaattttgacTATGTGTGGTCAAGAAGAGGAAAGGTTGATCATGAAATAGGGAAAAAAGGGTGAACTTAACTCTTCATGGAATGAAGAAAGGGGATCAAGCTAAGAATAAGGGCAAGATTACTGCTAAGCCAGTCATAAAGAATGagtcaaagtgtttcttttgtaaTAAGAAAGGGCACATTAAGAAAGATTGCTCAAAATTTAAGAGCTGGCTCAACAAGAAAAATATTccatttgattttgtttgttatgaatctaataagGTTAATGTTAATCATAACACATGGTGGATTAATTCTGGTTCTACAATCCATGTTCTAATAGCTTGCAGGGTATGGAAAACCTAAGGAGGCCAGTGGGAAGTGAGTAGTACATATATTCAAGAAGCAAGATGAGCTCACATGTGGAAGTCATTGGGACATGCAATTTAGTTTTAAGCAACGATTCTttaagaatttgatttttgtactTGCACCGTTggatttttactttaatttttcagattttggtttttctttaattaataaatctgGAATTATTGGTTCTGGTGCATTACTTGATGGACTTTACTttattgaattgcaaaatgACGTTGTTTATAATTCTATGCATGTTACTGTTGGGTTAAAACGATGTGTTGTGAAAGAGGAATCCTTTATGTTGTGGCACCAAAGATTAGGACACATCTTTATTGAGAGAATTAAGAGATTGGTAAATGAAGAGGTACTTAGTGCTTTGGATTTTGTTGACTTTGAAACTTATGTagattgcattaagggtaagtAAACTAACAAGTCTAAGAATGGTGTAAAGAGGAGCTAAacctattagaaatcatacacATAAATATTTGCTATCCAGACTTAGACTCAAGTGGTCCAAAATACTTTATCACTTtcatagatgattattcacgatatatgcATCTCTACTTACTTCATTCTAAAGATGGCTTTAGGAAGATATTGGAGTAATCTAGGTGTTGATCACTAGAAAGCtacaaagaaagtgatgagatatcTTTAAGGAACAAATgattacatgcttatgtataGATGAACTGATTGTCTATAGGTGATTGACTACTCAGAATTAGACTATGCTGGATGCATTGATTCACAAAAATCAACatctggttatatttttatactagcTAGTAGAGTTTTATCTTGGAGAAGTGTTAAGCAGACCTTGACTGCTACTTCCATTATGGAGGCTgagttcatttcttgttttgaggctacctcgagcatggtgtatggttgaagagtttcatGTCTAGGTTTAGAGTTGTGAACTATATTTCTAGGCCATTGAagttgtactgtgacaactctGTTGCGATATTCATGGCTAAGaacaacaaaagtggaagtcaaAGTAAGCACATTGACATCGAGTACTTAGCCATAAGAAAACATGTTATAgaaaaaaatggtcattgaaCACGTGAGCATTGAGTTGATGATTGCCGATCCTTTGACTAAAGACATGCTATCAAAGAATTTTAATGATCATGTTGTACGAATGAGACTTGGTTCTATGATGTGATTTCATTatacatacatttttttgttttcaatgaaaCTCTTGTTCAATTTGATGTTTTCTCATGTGGAtttgtgcacatatttatttattttgagaaatatGATTAAGTTTAAATGTagaataaatatatgatttattcAATAAGTCGAGAGCTAGCATTTAGAGACTTGGTATATTGTGGTACATGGAAGATAATATTCGTTATTGAATGACCTATCGCCATGACTCATATTCTATTTCTTGTTATGACGAATGTTGGGTTAAACGGatcaagtgggagaatgttggaTTTTCCTAGTTTAGTGGAACATAATTgtgctatttttttaatgaattcttGTTGCTATTTTATGGGAAAAACCATTTTCAattatagtatattttttgtccACATTCAACCCACGGTGAGCAACATTCAACAACAATCCATGATCTTATCCCAAGATCTTTTTCATACTGATGAGCAGAGCTCTATAAATAAAACCGGATGTTCTTAATTTTGCATCACAAAGCCTACTTCTCTATTAAGATAAACACACCTTTGAGTTTGAGCGAGTGATGATCTGGAAAGCTAAAACTGTGAAAGTTGAAGAATGTTGATAACAATGACTGGAGGTatgtatttttgaaatttattttcttctctgtttttGCCGTTTGATCTGAATGTGTTACTTATGATTGTTAACATGTTTAgatcaatatttaaattttacatctATTGTTATCTATCCTTATGAAGGAAAGAGTAAGGGAGAATCTTAAATGACCAAAGGATTGAGATTGAGGCACATATCAATAGCTAGATAATGTGTCACCTTATCAAACTTTATCAAACTCAAGGAAGAACCAATTTTCCGATGAAGTTGTGGGTTCTTTGTATGGTCACTTGAGAGACTCTAAGGTGGACATCAAAATATTTCTAGTTGCTAAATCGTGCTTCAAGAAAAGagatttatttcaaaaatattcaaatgtaaaaatatagtATGTCTTACTTTTTTGGTTTACTACAAGttgtataataatatcatatttaGATAAGATTATTCCACATCCAAGTCAATAAACTTTACACTATTGAATGCAATAAAAATGGAATATTACATCTTACCTACTAGCTAACACAGGAGAAATACagtatatattaacaaaaaagcATGTTTAaaccattttattaatttattcatatttttgaaagaaagaaagaaataacgTTCCGAAAGTGCCGCACCCCAGGCAAAGCAAAGTCTTATCCAGCCAGAAAGATTAGAAGAGCAAAGAACAAAAGTGGTCAGATACCAAAATATCCCGCATTTATTTCCTTCCCCAGTATTCTTCCCTCCTTTCAGATTCTCACCAGATACATAATAGATACCCCCCGTATGCTCCCTCTTCACCCTCCATTAATGTCCCCTCCTCGATTTTCcaaaccctctctctctctctctacccTAATCTCCTTCTCGCCCACCCTCTATATAATACTCCATACAACATAGCATAACATTCGTATATACACACAGTACCAACCACTCTTTTTTACTTATGGCATCTTTCATCTTCACACCTGTACTCTTTCTTCTTATCATCTCCGCCGTCCTTCTCTTCCTCCACCGCCGATCCCGCTGCCGGCGCTTCCGCCTACCGCCTGGTACACTCGGGCTCCCCTTCGTCGGCGAAACCTTACAGCTCATATCAGCTTACAAGAGTGACAACCCGGAACCCTTCATGGACCAGCGCGTGAAACGGTACGGTCCAATCTTCACCACCCATGTGTTCGGCGAACCCACCGTGTTCTCGACCGACCCAGAAACGAACCGGTTCATTTTGCTCAACGAAGGGAAGCTCTTCGAATGCAGCTACCCCGGTTCGATATCGAACCTCCTTGGGAAACACTCTCTGCTCCTCATGAAAGGTTCTCTTCACAAGAGAATGCACTCCCTCACTATGAGCTTCGCCAACTCCTCCATCATCAAGGACCATTTATTGGTCGACATAGACCGCCTCATCCGGCTCAACTTGGATTCCTGGTCCGACCGGGTTCTTCTCATGGAAGAAGCCAAGAAGGTTAGCtcattataatcattaattcattttatttgaataatatctTTATTGTCAAAAACACGCGTGAATGAATCAACAGCTGATACGAAATTATttcaaacttaaatttataatatcgaTTTCGAACTCTAAATACATTTAATATATCAGTATATAGTATTCAGAAAGAAAGTTTTACTACTTCGAACAAGAATGATACTTGTACTTTCTGTatgatattttatgaaaaatatataccttatattaaaaatagtttaatgcTATTGCGAATAAGTTTGATTTAACTTTCCCAAAATCGAATAACTGAGTCAAATATGCCGTGGATCGCTCGAGTTGAGCTCACTTGCTATCATGATATGAACGTGAATCATATTGGGGAGGTGGACCAGTTGTTTGCGCCTCATAATAATGTTTATCtggattttgtttgttttgtttatttagttCAAAGTTCACCAGGGGAGTTGTGTCTGTATTTTTCTCCATTTTGGTTCTAACTTTGTATTTTATTCGATTATTTTTGGGTTGAATGGTGTTAAAAAGTTCGATTAGTTAATAGTTTATGGATGATGTTTAGCATGTGAGTGTGATTTACGTGATGGAAATGGAACTGGAGTTGGTGACTCAGATTCCATGGTTTAGTATATTGTGTCCAATTTCCGTGCGTACGAGGCCCCACGTTAACTACAATGGGGTTTTTATGGCTGCGAAAGAATAATAATCATTCCCTATATAAACTATTGCTTCGCATGCACATGTATGATTTTGTTCTTCATGTGACATGTTAtcaatgtatatattttatggTATTGTGTATGggcaaatatattattatttttattatttaaaatattaaaatttgattagctaatatttttttaaaactttatatttaaaataacattacttacactttttccttttttcttacgGAACTTACACTTTTTTCctaaaaatgttagaaaagaaaattttccttttgtaataatgcttctctctctctctctctagtttCTTCTAAATTTAATGGTGTCATGATGATGGTaatatttactatatttttgCTTTGATGGGTTGCTTGCAGATAACGTTTGAGTTGACAGTGAAGCAGCTGATGAGCTTTGATCCAGGTGAATGGACTGAGACACTAAGGAAAGAGTACGTGCTTGTGATTGAAGGATTTTTCTCAGTTCCCTTGCCTCTCTTCTCAAGTACCTACCGTAGAGCCATCAAGGTGTGCATgctctttaattaatttctcttttatttgacTTATTGTTATATTCGTCTGCGTGTATAAGATAAATTAAGCACaccaatttgttattttttttaaaaagaataattacacACGTTAtgataacatgatttttttaacaaaataatctttaaaaaaaataaatataagtcagataataaaaaatgaataagtaATCTCTAAATATTTCCGTACTGTAAAGGACTTTTGAACTTTGAAAATTGCTCTCATCCTAGAAAGTTTCCAAAACACAATTTACCTAAACTttctattaaaaagaaaaaagataaatgtaAGGAAATGTTGAATTATGTAGGCTAGGACGAAGGTGGCAGAGGCATTAACACTGGTAGTGAGggatagaagaaaagaaagcgTAACGGAGGAGAAAAAGAATGACATGCTAGGGGCATTGTTGGCCTCCGGCTACCACTTTTCCGACGAGGAAATAGTCGATTTTATGTTGGCTTTGCTCGTCGCCGGCTATGAAACCACCTCTACAATAATGACTCTTGCCATCAAGTTCCTCACCGAGACTCCCTTAGCACTGGCACAACTCAAGGTACGTGAAACATATAAgcatcaattattaattaaccaTATACTGTATAaatttttgatttttcttatgtAATATATGGcgaatgaatataaatatatatagctAGCTAGGGTAGTGGGCCATATAGATGTAGCTCCTTCCTTAGAATTACCCCACCAGCGTGTGCATGTCCATGTCCATGACCACCGTTCATGTGGTGTGGTCTCCTTTGAAATCTCATTTTCGTTATCTCTATACTCACCACTTCCCCCATTCTAGGTTGACCTATATTTTGCTTGCcgtcaaattttttattatttatgaatgaATGCATAGTTAAAAGTGACAACGAAATAACTCAAATAAGTTAGTTTCAATTAAAAGTGACAGCGAAATAACTCAAATAAGTTAGTCTCAAATAAGTAGTACTACTATTTtctgtattaaaataattcaaaaaactTTTAGACACAGGTTTCTTTTTGACGGTGCGAGAGGCAAgacaaagaaagcaaaagatTTGATGGCTGGTTTTGTTGTTTTCTGCACGTCTAAtagttttcaattgaaattgaaaCTTGGGGTTAAAGCCTGTCCCCGTAAACTTTCCAACGGGGTTAATGCGGTTGAAAACTTGCAACTCATGCATTGGCTTGGACAGAACAATCATCAAGATAACCATGTAGGTGTGTAGACTGTGGTATAGTTGGGTTGGGGAATAGTGTAGATAATTTCACCACTCAAGCGACATTTTAATTAGTCATATTATTACGTACATGTTTAATTGCGGCTGAAGTTTGAgaaatataattactttttgtcaaagatttttcaaaatactagtaaaaaaaactaattactcTTTGGGAAAATAAAGCTAAAAGATTATTCATTCCATTCTCCCTAAGTTATCATCCAGCACGTGAATTAACTCgtacaatattttaaaacttgttAATAGAACAACTAAATATAGACTAAAAACCCAAATGCAATTACAtgaaaaatgattcataaacTTTCACCATACTCAAAGTTAATACAGTATCGAATAACGAGGTTTGTCTTTAAATTGTCGGCagtcttgattcttgatatGGTGACATAGGATTAATCGATCTGAGTAATTTTGAGACCACCTTATATACAAGCTAGCTACATGGTCAAAGTTAAAAGGGGCGTACCCTAGTCAAAATCATGGAACCAACGGACAAAATTATTAGACCTGAACTGCACACTGCACAGCACGCTTTGTAGTTCTTCTGCCAATTGTCAAATTGTCATGAAAAAAATTCCGAGTAAAACAAccaataataatttcaaaagaaaaagaagacaagTGACAAAAAATAATCTGATTACACTTTGGCGTTTTGACCTGACCGCCACTTGCGCCCAATTGCTTTGATGATTGGTCACTTAGGATTTGTtcgagaaaatgaaaaaaaatagaatgaaaataaactgagaggaaaattaaattaaagtaagaTTTAAAAGTGTGTGTTTCATATCTGATTTTAACTGTTAATTTTCCTTGTTTTTTGGTTTCTCAATTATCACTCAAACGAATGAACCCTTAAGGGGCTTATGCGTCATTTCACATGTACTGAGTATGTGGAGAACTGGTTCAACTTTGGTGCGGCGCAGAGTTATGCCTCTGGTTCCCTCGTGGTTATGCATGATTTCGAGGATCATTAATGATCCAATGGTccaaattttaagtgaaagatGATGATATGACTGATTAGGCCCCACTGTTGGGACAGCATAGCTTAAGTCCCCGCCCTTCACTTTCCTCCTTGGACCTGTTTTTCGGTTGTACACAAGTTCAATTACTACTACTagttttgatatttgttttttgtgattaattaattgattaatgatTATTGCATTGTGTTGTCAACTATTAATCCAAACTAGAGAGTTTGATTGGAGATTTCTTTGTGTTGTTTTGGCAGGAAGAGCATGATCAAATCAGAGCCAAGAAGAGTTGCCCAGAGGCACCACTGGAGTGGACAGATTATAAGTCAATGGCATTTACTCAATGTGTAAGAATATCTTTAAATTCTGATTCAGTAACAAAAGGCACAAACAGTTTCTATTAagtttatcattattattaatcttGTCCactctttccttcctttttaacTGGAATGTGCATAATATAGGTTGTGAATGAGACTTTAAGGGTGGCAAACATAATTGGTGCGATATTTAGGAGAGCAATGACAGACATCAACATAAAAGGTAATGGTATCAACTATTACCAATTATATTATCTATAAGCAAATTAGacaacaatttaattttaatatatatgcaaTCAATGAACTTAAGTTTTAATTCCTCCCATGTACGTAATAAATAGGTTACACTATTCCAAAGGGATGGAGGGTCGTTGCTTCATTTCGTGCGGTACATCTAAACCCTGACCATTTCAAAGATGCCCGCACCTTCAATCCATGGAGATGGCAGGTAACTCACTCTCTTTCATTTCATAAAtacaggagaagaaaataagaaaaaataatgaaataaactcTGACTTAAGTTATTacgtataaattaaaaataaacttttaaaaaactaatacggtagagtttttataaattttcttatgCATATactgattttaacttatggagaagttaattttattttatcttctcatTTTATTCTTCTAGAAATGCTTACGAAAAAGTTTATCTAAACAGGTTCATGATTTCATTGCTCTATCTTCAATTTCCCTTAGATTTCTATGTATCAGTTGCTTACTTAGGACTAAAATTGCAGAGTAACTCAGAAGCAAGTAGCCCTGGGAATGTATATACCCCATTTGGAGGAGGGCCACGTCTGTGTCCTGGGTATGAGCTTGCCAGAGTGGTGCTCTCTGTCTTCCTTCATCGCATTGTCACCCGTTATAGGTACAACACAATATCAAAGTATTAGTAtacttaactcttttttttacaatgGGACTCAATCACGGATTGTCATAcgtgataatatttttataatgctAAATATGTCCCTTTTTAGGTTTGAAAACCAAGATAAAGAGAAGTTTCTCATGTTAAATCACATTatactttttcatttattttaaattatgatatggatatgttttacttatattttgtttttttttttttttactttattcatCTCCCTTGAGACAACTCAAATCCATTGAGGTGCTCTTCTTCACTAATGCTCTCTTTCAATCTTGTGCCAGTTGGTTTCCTGCAGAAGAAGATAAGTTGGTGTTTTTTCCAACGACTAGGACGCAGAAGAGGTATCCTATCATAGTGAAGCGTAGAGAGGAGTCCAAACTAAGTAAATCGCCATGAGAGACACCACacaaagaagaggaagaagagattGTAGATGATTTTAATCATTGTAATGTCTAATGTATTAAGCAATAATGAAGTTTCATCCACTAGTTTAGccgtttatattttatttattttaggggGTTATAGGAAGGAATGTCTTATTAGTAGACCTTAGGAAGGGATGGGAAATGAGGATGTGAAAGATCAAACCCCTCATCACCCTAATAAAACAGTTGAGCTAAATCCACCTGTGTATATGATCTTaattaattcctacaaaatcCTTTCACGTATATCATAATAAATCAATGGCGTAAGTATCCTGTTATGTTGGTATTTAAGTGTTTTTCAGTCTGCATTAGAAATGAATACGAaacaatcaaaatttcaaatgaatATTTAGAAATGAATCAGGGGACTAAATGTAAGATATCATATAATATGGAAAGTAAATATAGGCCATAAATATGAAGTCAACATACTGTGTGTTAAGGGAAATATTCTTTAATGTAACAGACGGACCATGAGTGCAAATAGGATATGTGATCAAAATTTTCTACTATTATTGCTGTACCCGAAACCTTTACAGGGGTATAAGAAAACTATAGCACTTTAATTCTCTCGCACATGATGCTGTAAATCACTGATTGAAATTCCGAGAATACAGTTAATAGTAAATTTATGCttagtttatatattaaatgttttagTTATGTAATAGTTTCTTTaggttttaattataatttggtgttaatatatttaataattatttgtaagtttaatattttctttttgaaaggaagtttaatattttcttgttttgttatgttttgtacatttttttttacttattactTATTAGTTTTAAAGATATATGAGTCTACAGTaattctatttatatttttaataacattattattattattattaatttcaaggtttttttattatattttttttaaccttccAATTTATAAGACAAAATAGATCTTGATTAATCTAaaatttggttaaaaaataaataaaatctgacaaaaaattattttcatcaacAATCAATCAAGAGTAATACTCGAATTATTCAACCTTAAATTcggttttctttatatatagatagCCTTCAAATTCTTCATTCGTTTAAATTGCTTGAAGAACTGGATAACGGGTTAATGCtacaaataatcaattaaattcatACTTTCATTAGACCTTTggccagagaaaaaaaaagattcattcACTTTTTTATATGTACAAGAAGATATTCAAAAGACAAGGGGGTAAATAAACTTTAGAAAAACAATGGTAAACACAAAAAATAGACCGCTTATTGTGTTAAATGTAACCTCGTGGCTTTAACCCGTCTCTCTATCCAGTGTTAGGTGTCAGGGTTACGGTTACTGACATGCATGCATTGGACAA is a window from the Glycine max cultivar Williams 82 chromosome 2, Glycine_max_v4.0, whole genome shotgun sequence genome containing:
- the LOC100781291 gene encoding cytochrome P450 90A1 produces the protein MASFIFTPVLFLLIISAVLLFLHRRSRCRRFRLPPGTLGLPFVGETLQLISAYKSDNPEPFMDQRVKRYGPIFTTHVFGEPTVFSTDPETNRFILLNEGKLFECSYPGSISNLLGKHSLLLMKGSLHKRMHSLTMSFANSSIIKDHLLVDIDRLIRLNLDSWSDRVLLMEEAKKITFELTVKQLMSFDPGEWTETLRKEYVLVIEGFFSVPLPLFSSTYRRAIKARTKVAEALTLVVRDRRKESVTEEKKNDMLGALLASGYHFSDEEIVDFMLALLVAGYETTSTIMTLAIKFLTETPLALAQLKEEHDQIRAKKSCPEAPLEWTDYKSMAFTQCVVNETLRVANIIGAIFRRAMTDINIKGYTIPKGWRVVASFRAVHLNPDHFKDARTFNPWRWQSNSEASSPGNVYTPFGGGPRLCPGYELARVVLSVFLHRIVTRYSWFPAEEDKLVFFPTTRTQKRYPIIVKRREESKLSKSP